DNA from Amycolatopsis sp. DSM 110486:
AGCGGGTTGCGTACCGGCGAGGGCCACAGCACGGCGATGGCGGCCATCGACACGACCCCCGCCATGCCCCAACCGAGCAGCCGGTCGGGCAGCGTGGCGAGCGAGCCGGGCAGCGTCGCGGGCAGGATGAACGACACGAGCAGCGACGTCGTCGCACTGGCGATCACGGAGCTCACCACTGCGGCGAACAGCACCACGAACGCCACCACCACCGTGGTCACCGCCGCGAGCCAGACGACCCGCGACACCAGCGTGCCCAGCGAGATCAGGAAGCCGCCGGCGAGCACGAGCGCGCCCTGCGCGAACACGCGGTCGCGGATCGGCCCGCCGAAGTCGACGAACAGCAGCAGCGCCACCGAGCCGACGGACGCGAACAGGCCCGTCAGCGCGCTGCCCAGCACCAGGTTCCCGACCGCGAACAGCGACGGCAGGATGATCGCGGCCCGGCCCGTGCGGCGCAGCGCCGAGAGGTTGTTGTCCCGGCTTCGCAGCCACCCGAGAACCGTCATGGCCCGCCGTGCCTCCCACCGTCGAGGGGGCACCACGCCCGGACGCGAGCATGGTCGGGCAAACTCGCGTGTGTCAAGAACCCGGAACGGGCCCGAATCCACTGTGGAACGCCGCCACTCACCGCGCGGACCTGGTTGACTGTCGCCATGCTGCCCTGGGATGCCCCGCTCGCCGGCCGGCTCGACCGTCACACGATCACCTCGGAGCTGCTGCGGGACAACCCGCTCGGCGACCCGCACGAGCGGCCCCTGTGGGTGTACGTCCCGCCTGGCTACGACGACTCCGAGGCGCGCTACCCGGTGATCTACGTGATCCAGGGCTACACCGGCCAGGTCACGATGTGGGCCAACCGCACCGCGTTCCGTCAGCCGTACCTCGAAACGGCCGACGCGGTGTTCGCCGACGGCGCGCCGCCCTGCGTCGTGGTCTACGTCGACGCCTGGACCTCCTACGGCGGCTCGCAGTTCGTCGACTCACCCGGCACCGGCCGCTACCACTCGTACCTCTGCGACGAGATCGTGCCGTGGGTCGACGCGCACTACCGCACCATCCCCGCGCGCGAGTCACGCGCGATCACCGGCAAGTCGTCCGGCGGCTTCGGCGCGATGATCACGCCGATGCTGCGCCCCGATCTGTTCGGCGCGCTCGCCACGCACGCCGGAGACACGCTCTACGAGCTCAGTTACGTGCCCGAGTTCGGCAAGGCCGCGCGCGTGCTGCGCGAGTACGACCACGACATCTTCCGCTGGTGGGACGACTTCCGCTCACGCCCGGCGTTCACCAAACCGGGTGACGAGTCGCTGCTCGTGGCCCTCGGCGTCGCCGCGTGCTTCTCCGCGCGCGAGGACGGCACGCCCGAGTTGCCCTTCGACCCGGTGACCGGTGTGCTCAAACCGGACGTCTGGGACCGCTGGCTCGCGTGGGACCCGGTCCGCATGGCTCCCGCGCACGCCGAGACGCTGCGCTCCCTGGACTCGGTCTGGATCGACGCCGGCACCCGCGACGAGTGGTTCCTCGACCTCGGCGCCGCCGCGTTCCGCGACGAGCTCCTCAAGGCCGGCCTGCCCGAGGACCGCCTGCACTTCGAGCTCTTTGACGCCGGCCACGGCGGCATCGACTACCGCTACCCGCCGGCCCTCAAATGGCTCGCCGAACGGCTGGCCCGCTAGCGCTCACTCCAGGTCGACGCGCACCGTCAGCAGGTTGTTGCCCAAGGTCCGCACCCCGGCGCTGTTCAAGCGCGGCAACGACTTCAGCCGGGCCACGGCGTCGTCGTCGGGGAGGACGTGGGCGGTCCCGCGGTGCCAGCGCCCGCGAAGCCGCACGCGGACGCGCGGGTCGGCCTGCAGGTTGCGGACGTACTGCGAGCGGGTGCCGAACTCCGACACCAGCCAGAACTCGTCGCCGGTGCGCCGGCCGCCGACGGGCGTGCGGCGGGGGAGACCCGACGTGCGGCCCGTGGTTTCCAGCAGGACCTGGCCGGGCAGCCGTGACAGCACGGGGTTGCCGATGCGGCGCTGAAACGTCGTCACCAGCCGGTGCCATCCGCTGCCGCGCTGGGCGGCCTCGCGCAGCCGCCACGGGATGACCACCGCGTGGATCGGCGCCGCGAGTGCCCACAACGCCCGGGCCGGCGCACGGTCGAACCGCACGGTGGTGGTCCAGCGCACCCGCGAGCCGACGTCGACGGAATTGCGCGTGGTCACCAACGCCGACGGCGCTTCGAGCACCACGCTGCCGGGTTCGGAGCTCACGACCGTCCAGCCGAGCACCCGGCCCGGCCCGGGCTGGGTCCGCAGGCCAAGGCACCGCCAGCCCACGCGCAGGAACGCCCGCAGCGGCGCCGGCGCGTCTTCCCAGACGGCTCGCGCCCACTGCTCGGCGGTGCGCTCGTCGCCGGCGGGCCGGGCGATGTCCACTGTGGACGTGTAGTCGGAGGTCACGCGGTCCAGGCTAGTGGTTCGAAGCCTCCGACGCGCGAGCGTGATCGACCGCGGCGGCCGCGTCCGGGCCCCAGCTCGCCAGCAGCCGCAACGCTTCCTGCGACTTCGAACCGGGCTCGGTGTGGTACACCGACAACGCCTGGTCCTGGTCCTCGGGCAGCGTGAACGTCTCGTAGGACAACGTCAGCTCACCCACGAGGGGGTGCCGCAACCGCATCGTTCCGTGCGTCTTGCGCTTCACGTCGCGCGCGGCCCACAGCGTGCGGAATTCGTCGCTCTTCACCGACAGTTCCCCGACCAGCTCGGTGAGCAGCGGGTCGTTCGGATGCTGCCCGGCGTCGAGCCGCAGCTGCCCGACGACGTCGGCCGCCTTGGTGCGCCAGTCCGCGTACAGGCTGTGCGCGGCCGGATCGAGGAAAACGATGCGGGCCCAGTTGCGGTCTTCCGGCGCCCGCGCGGCCCAGTCGCCGAAGAGTGCCGACGCCGTGCTGTTCCAGGCGAGCACGTCGGTGCGGCGGCCCCACACGTACGCGGGCACGCTCTCGATCGCGTCGAGCATCGTCTGCAGCACGGGCCGCACCTGCTGCCGTTGCCGCGGCGCGGGCCGTTTGCGCTGCTGGGGCTTGGCCAGGTGCAGCAGGTGCGCGTGTTCGGTCTCCGACAGGTTCAGCGCGGTGGAGATCGCAGTCAGCACTTCGAGCGAGACGTTGCGGCCGTTGCCCTGCTCCAGCCGCGTGTAGTACGCGACGGAAACCCCGGCCAGCTGCGCCAGCTCCTCACGCCGCAACCCCGGCACGCGCCGGCGCCGGCCGTACTCGGGCAGGCCCACATCGGCCGGCTTCAGGCGGGCGCGCCGTGAGCGCAGGAACTCGCTCAGCTCCGCGCGTGGATCCAGCGCCTGCTCGGTGCGGGGGTGCGTGGCCATGTCCCTCAGTATCGCGCCCGAACCGACTAATCGCTGCTCCTGAGCCTGTCCCTGCCAGTAGTAGGCACGCGGGACGTACGCGAAACGGGCACCTGGGTAACCCCTCGGGCCCGGCGCACAGTGAACAGTGCCCGCCGAGCGGCCCGGCACCAATGAGAGGGATCAGTGAGATGACCGAGACAACCACAACTTCGCCCGCCACCGCGCGTGGCCGGGACCGGCTCCCGGGCAAGGCCCTTTTCGGCCTCTTCCTCGCCGGGTTCATCGGCATCCTCACCGAGTGCCTGCCCGCCGGTCTGCTGCCGGAAATCAGCCGGACCCTGCACACGAGCGTCGCGGCCACCGGCCAGATCGTCACGATCTACGCCGCCGCCACCGCGCTCGCCGCGATCCCGCTCTCGCGCCTGACCGCGAAGTGGTCGCGTAAGACCGTGCTGCAGGTCGCCCTGGGCACCGTCGCGATCACCAACGCGCTCACCGCGTTGTCCACCGACTACACCCTCACGATGGTGATCCGCTTCGTCGCCGGCCTCGGCACCGCGCTGGTCTGGACGCAGCTCGCCGGGTACGCCGCGCGCCTGTCGCCGCCGCGCGTGCAGGGCCGTGCCATCGCCATCGCGCTGGCGGGCACGCCGATCTCGCTGGCCCTCGGCGTGCCGGTGGGCACGTGGCTGAGCACCTTCGGCGGCTGGCAGACGGCGTTCTGGGTCTCGGCGGCGCTGAGCGTGCTGAACATGCTCTGGTTCGTGGTGAACCTCGCGAACCTGCCCGGCCAAGCGGGCCACGAACGCTTCACGCTCCGCCAGGTCCTCGCGATGCCCGGGCTGCGCACGATCCTGTTCGCGCTCACCACGTACATGGTGGCGCACAACATCCTCTACACCTACGTGACCGACTTCCTGCGCTTTGCCGGCATGGAGAGCCAGGCCGGGTGGGTGCTGTTCGCCTTCGGTGTCACGTCGGTGCTGAGCGTGGGCGTGGTCGGCGCGCACATCGACCACCACCTGCGCAAGCTGATCGTCGCGAGCACACTGCTGTTCGCGGTGAGCGTGCTGGTCCTGGCGGTGCTCTCGGATGTGCCCGCGCTCGTCTACCTCGCCGCCGCGGCGTGGGGCCTGGCGTTCGGCAGTTCGCCGAGCCTGTTCATCGGCGGCGCGATCACCGCGACGGCCGAAGCCGCCGACGTCGCGCAGTCGATCGTGATCTCGTTCTTCTCCGGCTCGATCGCTCTCGGCGGGCTCGTCGGCGGGCTCTTGATCGCGAGC
Protein-coding regions in this window:
- a CDS encoding nitroreductase/quinone reductase family protein — protein: MTSDYTSTVDIARPAGDERTAEQWARAVWEDAPAPLRAFLRVGWRCLGLRTQPGPGRVLGWTVVSSEPGSVVLEAPSALVTTRNSVDVGSRVRWTTTVRFDRAPARALWALAAPIHAVVIPWRLREAAQRGSGWHRLVTTFQRRIGNPVLSRLPGQVLLETTGRTSGLPRRTPVGGRRTGDEFWLVSEFGTRSQYVRNLQADPRVRVRLRGRWHRGTAHVLPDDDAVARLKSLPRLNSAGVRTLGNNLLTVRVDLE
- a CDS encoding alpha/beta hydrolase family protein, with the protein product MLPWDAPLAGRLDRHTITSELLRDNPLGDPHERPLWVYVPPGYDDSEARYPVIYVIQGYTGQVTMWANRTAFRQPYLETADAVFADGAPPCVVVYVDAWTSYGGSQFVDSPGTGRYHSYLCDEIVPWVDAHYRTIPARESRAITGKSSGGFGAMITPMLRPDLFGALATHAGDTLYELSYVPEFGKAARVLREYDHDIFRWWDDFRSRPAFTKPGDESLLVALGVAACFSAREDGTPELPFDPVTGVLKPDVWDRWLAWDPVRMAPAHAETLRSLDSVWIDAGTRDEWFLDLGAAAFRDELLKAGLPEDRLHFELFDAGHGGIDYRYPPALKWLAERLAR
- a CDS encoding helix-turn-helix domain-containing protein; its protein translation is MATHPRTEQALDPRAELSEFLRSRRARLKPADVGLPEYGRRRRVPGLRREELAQLAGVSVAYYTRLEQGNGRNVSLEVLTAISTALNLSETEHAHLLHLAKPQQRKRPAPRQRQQVRPVLQTMLDAIESVPAYVWGRRTDVLAWNSTASALFGDWAARAPEDRNWARIVFLDPAAHSLYADWRTKAADVVGQLRLDAGQHPNDPLLTELVGELSVKSDEFRTLWAARDVKRKTHGTMRLRHPLVGELTLSYETFTLPEDQDQALSVYHTEPGSKSQEALRLLASWGPDAAAAVDHARASEASNH
- a CDS encoding MFS transporter, with the protein product MTETTTTSPATARGRDRLPGKALFGLFLAGFIGILTECLPAGLLPEISRTLHTSVAATGQIVTIYAAATALAAIPLSRLTAKWSRKTVLQVALGTVAITNALTALSTDYTLTMVIRFVAGLGTALVWTQLAGYAARLSPPRVQGRAIAIALAGTPISLALGVPVGTWLSTFGGWQTAFWVSAALSVLNMLWFVVNLANLPGQAGHERFTLRQVLAMPGLRTILFALTTYMVAHNILYTYVTDFLRFAGMESQAGWVLFAFGVTSVLSVGVVGAHIDHHLRKLIVASTLLFAVSVLVLAVLSDVPALVYLAAAAWGLAFGSSPSLFIGGAITATAEAADVAQSIVISFFSGSIALGGLVGGLLIASLGTASITWASLVLLVFAAVAVVGGRRHAFPRGA